Proteins from a single region of Nocardiopsis dassonvillei subsp. dassonvillei DSM 43111:
- the thrS gene encoding threonine--tRNA ligase, translated as MSAAPELHITLAGTPRAVAANTTAGQALEADGRTVIAALVNGEPRDLARELHEGDTVEPIAIDSEEGRAILRHSTAHVLAQAVQELFPEAKLGIGPPVENGFYYDFDVAEPFTPADLKSIEKKMQQIVKQGQRFDRRVVSDEEARAELATEPYKLELIGLKGGATEAAEGAGVEVGAGELTIYDNVHPRTGELCWKDLCRGPHLPTTRVIPAFKLMRTAAAYWRGKETNPQLQRVYGTAWESKEALKDHLTFLEEAEKRDHRKLGSELDLFSIPDEIGSGLAVFHPKGGTVRRVMEDYSRRRHEEDGYEFVYTPHATKGTLFEKSGHLDWYADGMYPPMQLDGGQDYYLKPMNCPMHHLIFDARGRSYRELPLRLFEFGTVYRYEKSGVVHGLTRARGFTQDDSHIYCTKEQMADELDSLLTFVLDLLRDYGLDDFYLELSTKDPEKYVGTDEVWEEATEILREAAQKQGLELVLDPAGAAFYGPKISVQAKDAIGRTWQMSTIQVDFNMPERFDLEYTAADGSRQRPVVIHRALFGSIERFFAVLLEHYAGAFPAWLAPVQAVGIPIADEHVPYLRELAARLRAEGIRVEVDASDDRMQKKIRNAQKQKVPFMLLAGDEDVSKNAVSFRYRDGSQNNGVPLDEAVAEIVAAVRERR; from the coding sequence GTGTCCGCCGCGCCTGAGCTGCACATCACCCTCGCCGGAACCCCGCGTGCGGTGGCGGCGAACACTACGGCGGGCCAGGCTCTGGAGGCCGACGGCAGGACCGTCATCGCGGCGCTGGTCAACGGCGAACCGCGCGACCTCGCCCGGGAGCTGCACGAGGGCGACACCGTCGAGCCGATCGCCATCGACTCCGAGGAGGGGCGGGCGATCCTGCGCCACTCCACCGCGCACGTGCTGGCCCAGGCCGTCCAGGAGCTCTTCCCCGAGGCCAAGCTGGGCATCGGCCCGCCCGTGGAGAACGGCTTCTACTACGACTTCGACGTCGCCGAGCCCTTCACCCCCGCCGACCTGAAGAGCATCGAGAAGAAGATGCAGCAGATCGTCAAGCAGGGGCAGCGCTTCGACCGCCGCGTCGTCTCGGACGAGGAGGCCCGCGCCGAGTTGGCCACCGAGCCCTACAAGCTGGAGCTGATCGGGCTCAAGGGCGGCGCCACCGAGGCCGCCGAGGGCGCCGGTGTGGAGGTGGGCGCCGGTGAGCTCACCATCTACGACAACGTCCACCCGCGCACCGGCGAGCTGTGCTGGAAGGACCTGTGCCGCGGGCCGCACCTGCCCACCACCCGCGTCATCCCGGCGTTCAAGCTCATGCGCACCGCCGCCGCCTACTGGCGCGGCAAGGAGACCAACCCGCAGCTGCAGCGCGTCTACGGCACCGCCTGGGAGAGCAAGGAGGCCCTCAAGGACCACCTGACCTTCCTGGAGGAGGCGGAGAAGCGCGACCACCGCAAGCTCGGCTCCGAGCTGGACCTGTTCTCCATCCCGGACGAGATCGGCTCGGGCCTGGCGGTCTTCCACCCCAAGGGCGGCACGGTCCGCCGGGTCATGGAGGACTACTCGCGGCGGCGGCACGAGGAGGACGGCTACGAGTTCGTCTACACCCCGCACGCCACCAAGGGCACCCTGTTCGAGAAGTCGGGGCACCTGGACTGGTACGCGGACGGGATGTACCCCCCCATGCAGCTCGACGGCGGCCAGGACTACTACCTCAAGCCGATGAACTGCCCGATGCACCACCTGATCTTCGACGCGCGCGGGCGCTCCTACCGTGAGCTGCCGCTGCGCCTGTTCGAGTTCGGCACCGTGTACCGGTACGAGAAGTCGGGCGTGGTGCACGGCCTGACCCGCGCCCGCGGCTTCACCCAGGACGACTCCCACATCTACTGCACCAAGGAGCAGATGGCGGACGAGCTCGACTCGCTGCTGACCTTCGTGCTCGACCTGCTGCGCGACTACGGCCTGGACGACTTCTACCTGGAGCTGTCCACCAAGGACCCGGAGAAGTACGTCGGTACCGACGAGGTCTGGGAGGAGGCCACCGAGATCCTGCGCGAGGCCGCGCAGAAGCAGGGACTGGAGCTGGTCCTGGACCCGGCGGGCGCCGCCTTCTACGGCCCCAAGATCTCGGTGCAGGCCAAGGACGCCATCGGCCGCACCTGGCAGATGTCCACCATCCAGGTGGACTTCAACATGCCCGAACGCTTCGACCTGGAGTACACCGCGGCCGACGGCTCGCGCCAGCGTCCGGTGGTGATCCACCGCGCCCTGTTCGGCTCCATCGAGCGCTTCTTCGCCGTCCTGCTGGAGCACTACGCGGGCGCGTTCCCGGCCTGGCTGGCGCCGGTGCAGGCGGTCGGCATCCCCATCGCCGACGAGCACGTGCCCTACCTGCGCGAGCTCGCCGCCAGGCTGCGCGCGGAGGGCATCCGCGTCGAGGTGGACGCCAGCGACGACCGCATGCAGAAGAAGATCCGCAACGCCCAGAAGCAGAAGGTGCCCTTCATGCTGCTGGCCGGTGACGAGGACGTCAGCAAGAACGCGGTGTCCTTCCGCTACCGGGACGGCTCGCAGAACAACGGCGTGCCGCTGGACGAGGCGGTGGCCGAGATCGTCGCCGCCGTCCGCGAGCGTCGCTGA